A portion of the Campylobacter concisus ATCC 51562 genome contains these proteins:
- a CDS encoding DNA ligase yields the protein MRIIFAVLVLLNFAFSLDLLRLSEYKDQNVSGWLASEKLDGVRAYWDGENLLSRQGKKLNAPLSFTKNFPKFALDGELYAKELKFEEIQATVMDKLPDEKAWGRLKFHIFDVPEASGSLLDRLEVLAKFLKNEPNHNLIIIKQIKMRDNAQFLKFTESIIAKGGEGAVVREPNAPYERKRSKNALKFKKFKDAECEVIAINKGSGKYSKAAGSLTCKALGGKDDEEKAGEPKSGTIFKIGSGLSDEQRTNPPKIGSIITYKFQNLTSNGKPRFPIFLRVRED from the coding sequence ATTAGAATAATTTTTGCGGTTTTAGTCCTTTTAAATTTTGCATTTTCTCTTGATTTATTGCGCCTTAGCGAGTATAAAGATCAAAATGTCAGTGGCTGGCTAGCTAGCGAGAAGCTTGATGGCGTGCGTGCCTACTGGGATGGAGAGAATTTACTCTCAAGACAGGGCAAAAAGCTAAATGCACCGCTAAGTTTTACTAAAAATTTTCCTAAATTTGCGCTCGATGGCGAGCTTTACGCAAAGGAGCTTAAATTTGAAGAAATTCAAGCAACAGTGATGGATAAGTTGCCCGATGAAAAAGCGTGGGGCAGGCTTAAATTTCACATTTTCGACGTGCCTGAGGCAAGTGGTAGCTTGCTTGATAGGCTTGAAGTTTTGGCTAAATTTCTAAAAAATGAGCCAAATCACAATTTAATCATAATAAAACAGATAAAAATGCGAGATAACGCTCAATTTTTGAAATTTACTGAAAGTATCATCGCAAAAGGCGGCGAGGGAGCAGTGGTGCGTGAGCCAAATGCACCGTACGAGCGAAAAAGAAGCAAAAATGCACTAAAATTTAAAAAATTTAAAGATGCCGAGTGTGAAGTAATCGCTATAAATAAAGGCAGCGGTAAATATTCAAAAGCTGCTGGCTCGCTCACTTGCAAGGCGCTTGGTGGCAAAGATGACGAAGAAAAAGCTGGCGAGCCAAAATCTGGCACTATCTTTAAAATAGGCTCAGGACTAAGCGACGAGCAGCGCACAAATCCCCCAAAGATAGGCTCTATCATCACATATAAATTTCAAAATTTAACCTCTAATGGCAAGCCAAGATTTCCAATATTTTTAAGGGTTAGAGAAGATTAA
- a CDS encoding DNA-3-methyladenine glycosylase I, giving the protein MRRCEWAKGELDIAYHDNEWGKVVKEDRKFFEMIVLEGFQAGLSWHGVLQKREAMREAFDGFDPEKIKFYGEAEIAKFMQNERLIRNRLKLKSLSANAIAFLSVTQEFGSFYDYLWGYLLRKFDPKFDGKQIINHYQDIKQVPTTTPISDFVAKELKKRGFKFLGSVSTYAFLQSVGVVDDHMDYCFCKAKA; this is encoded by the coding sequence ATGAGGCGATGTGAATGGGCAAAAGGCGAGCTTGATATAGCTTACCACGATAACGAGTGGGGCAAAGTCGTAAAAGAAGATAGAAAATTTTTCGAAATGATAGTTTTGGAAGGCTTTCAGGCGGGACTTTCGTGGCATGGAGTGCTTCAAAAAAGAGAGGCTATGAGAGAGGCGTTTGATGGCTTTGATCCAGAGAAGATCAAGTTTTACGGCGAGGCTGAAATAGCGAAATTTATGCAAAATGAGAGGCTGATCCGTAACAGATTAAAACTAAAATCACTTTCTGCAAATGCCATTGCATTTTTATCCGTAACGCAAGAATTTGGCAGCTTTTATGACTATTTGTGGGGATATTTGTTAAGAAAATTTGATCCCAAATTTGACGGCAAGCAGATCATAAATCACTATCAAGATATCAAACAAGTGCCAACCACTACGCCGATTTCTGACTTTGTGGCAAAGGAGCTAAAAAAGCGAGGGTTTAAATTTCTAGGCTCTGTTAGCACCTATGCATTTTTGCAAAGTGTGGGCGTTGTAGATGATCATATGGATTATTGTTTTTGCAAGGCAAAAGCTTGA
- a CDS encoding NAD-dependent epimerase gives MKILVTGTAGFIGFHLANALVKRGDEVVGYDVINDYYDVNLKLSRLKTAGFETSEIDYGKLIASKTHPNLKFIKADLADEKTMKELFAKEKFDVVVNLAAQAGVRYSLINPKAYIDSNITGFVNILECCRHNEIKNLVYASSSSVYGLNENMPFSTHEAVNHPISLYAATKKSNEMMAHTYSHLFNVPTTGLRFFTVYGPWGRPDMALFLFVDAALKDKSIDVFNYGKMKRDFTYVDDIVKGIIKCIDNPAKPNPAWDAKHPDPATSKAPFKVYNIGNNSPVELMDYIKAVEIKIGREIKKNFLPLQAGDVPATFADVSDLVADFDYKPNTKVNDGVAKFVEWYCEFYGVEI, from the coding sequence ATGAAAATTTTAGTAACTGGAACAGCTGGATTTATAGGATTTCATCTTGCGAATGCCCTTGTAAAAAGAGGCGATGAGGTCGTTGGATATGACGTGATAAACGACTATTACGACGTAAATTTAAAGCTCTCGCGCCTAAAAACGGCTGGTTTTGAGACTAGCGAGATAGATTATGGTAAGCTGATCGCCTCAAAAACGCATCCAAATTTAAAATTTATAAAAGCTGATCTTGCCGACGAAAAGACGATGAAAGAGCTTTTTGCCAAAGAAAAATTTGACGTAGTGGTAAATTTAGCCGCACAAGCTGGCGTTCGCTACTCGCTTATAAATCCAAAAGCCTACATCGACAGCAACATCACAGGCTTTGTGAATATCCTTGAGTGCTGCCGCCACAATGAGATCAAAAACCTAGTCTATGCAAGCTCTAGCTCGGTTTATGGACTAAATGAGAACATGCCATTTTCTACGCACGAGGCGGTAAATCACCCTATAAGCCTCTACGCAGCGACTAAAAAGAGCAACGAGATGATGGCACATACTTATAGCCATCTATTTAACGTGCCAACGACTGGACTTCGCTTTTTTACGGTGTATGGACCATGGGGACGCCCTGATATGGCGCTATTTTTGTTTGTTGATGCAGCGCTTAAAGATAAGAGCATCGACGTCTTTAACTACGGCAAGATGAAGCGTGATTTTACCTATGTGGATGACATCGTAAAGGGTATCATTAAGTGCATCGACAACCCTGCTAAGCCAAATCCGGCTTGGGATGCAAAGCACCCAGACCCTGCTACTTCAAAAGCGCCGTTTAAGGTCTATAATATCGGTAACAACAGCCCAGTCGAGCTCATGGACTACATTAAGGCGGTTGAGATAAAGATTGGCCGTGAGATCAAGAAAAATTTTCTCCCACTTCAAGCGGGCGACGTGCCAGCGACATTTGCTGATGTGAGCGATTTGGTGGCTGACTTTGACTACAAGCCAAATACAAAAGTAAACGACGGCGTGGCTAAATTTGTCGAGTGGTACTGCGAGTTTTACGGAGTTGAGATTTAA
- a CDS encoding DUF4272 domain-containing protein: protein MPKTAQQRKDESIKILKKEGVAVLESLPLRYDNSEVTPRSVDEIIARAVCSFTAIMCACTIRDNGHLSEDEIAWAKDFLGDFYNDLSVKEKEVVEGRADINLAVNMGWKYESLWILLWALGIAEDIGEMDKICDCDFVMDVFREGGLKNRSKPRSLDEILSKLDLVYRYHWACVDARINGKKVAGLDEEVVMERRAGLEWLCCKGQENDDIKSEFNTWDHPDLNT, encoded by the coding sequence ATGCCAAAAACAGCGCAACAAAGAAAAGATGAGAGTATAAAAATTTTAAAAAAAGAGGGTGTGGCTGTGCTTGAGAGTCTGCCACTAAGGTATGACAATAGTGAAGTTACGCCAAGAAGCGTTGATGAGATCATTGCTCGTGCGGTTTGCTCATTTACAGCGATCATGTGTGCTTGTACGATCCGCGACAATGGCCACCTAAGTGAAGATGAGATAGCCTGGGCTAAAGACTTTTTGGGCGATTTTTATAATGACCTAAGTGTAAAAGAAAAAGAGGTCGTAGAGGGAAGGGCTGATATAAATTTGGCCGTAAATATGGGCTGGAAATATGAGTCGCTTTGGATCTTGCTTTGGGCACTTGGCATAGCTGAAGATATCGGTGAGATGGATAAAATTTGCGACTGTGATTTTGTGATGGATGTCTTTAGAGAGGGTGGGCTCAAAAACCGCTCAAAACCGCGCAGTTTGGATGAAATTTTAAGCAAACTTGACCTAGTTTATCGCTATCACTGGGCGTGTGTAGATGCTAGGATAAACGGCAAAAAGGTTGCTGGACTTGACGAAGAGGTCGTTATGGAAAGACGTGCAGGGCTTGAGTGGCTATGTTGCAAAGGGCAAGAAAATGATGACATAAAGTCTGAATTTAACACCTGGGACCACCCTGATCTAAATACGTAA
- a CDS encoding FAD-dependent oxidoreductase: MRQKHFEVVIVGAGISGTALFYELAAFSDIKKVALLEKYDGVATLNSNGKGNSQTIHCGDIETNYTLEKAKKVSRVANMPVKYALKYNLDGKYMFAHQKMALAIGDAEVERMKERYESFKELFPYLEIYDKEKLKQIEPNVVFDANGNERPENIIAIGTQNGQFTTMDFGGLANSLVQNALNLGADGYEISLNSEVTDIKKAGDTFHIKINDGEVITANYVVVDAGGHSLFLAHKMGYGLHLSTLPVAGSFYFAKKRLLNGKVYMVQNDKLPFAALHGDPDILANGNTRFGPTALVIPKLERYHGCSSFFDFCKCLKFDKNVFEVFKNLLKDSDIRSYILRNFLFEVPFINKKEFVKDARKIVPSLSENDLSYAVNFGGVRPQVIDRNKKCLELGEGKISTGEGISFNMTPSPGATSCFEIARTDMIEACKFLGKNFNEEKFNAEFFG, from the coding sequence ATGAGGCAGAAGCACTTTGAAGTGGTAATTGTCGGAGCAGGCATTAGTGGGACGGCGCTCTTTTACGAGTTGGCTGCATTTAGCGATATAAAAAAGGTCGCACTTTTAGAAAAATATGACGGCGTAGCTACTCTAAATTCAAACGGCAAAGGCAACTCACAAACCATTCATTGTGGCGATATCGAGACAAACTACACGCTAGAAAAGGCAAAAAAAGTCTCTCGTGTGGCAAATATGCCAGTAAAATATGCTCTAAAATACAATCTTGATGGCAAATATATGTTCGCTCATCAAAAGATGGCACTAGCTATCGGAGATGCCGAAGTAGAGCGCATGAAAGAGAGATATGAGAGTTTTAAAGAGCTTTTTCCTTATCTTGAAATTTATGACAAAGAGAAGTTAAAACAGATCGAGCCAAATGTCGTTTTTGACGCAAATGGTAATGAGAGGCCAGAAAACATCATCGCCATAGGCACGCAAAATGGGCAGTTTACGACGATGGACTTTGGTGGCTTAGCAAACTCACTTGTGCAAAATGCGCTAAATTTAGGCGCAGATGGCTACGAGATCAGTCTAAACTCAGAAGTAACTGATATAAAAAAGGCAGGCGATACATTTCACATAAAGATAAATGATGGCGAAGTGATCACTGCAAACTACGTCGTAGTAGATGCTGGAGGACACTCGCTATTTTTGGCTCACAAAATGGGTTACGGGCTTCATCTTAGCACACTGCCCGTTGCTGGAAGCTTTTATTTCGCAAAAAAACGCCTACTAAACGGCAAAGTCTATATGGTACAAAACGATAAGCTGCCATTTGCCGCTCTTCACGGCGATCCAGATATCCTAGCTAACGGAAACACTCGCTTTGGACCAACAGCTCTAGTCATACCAAAACTAGAGAGATACCACGGCTGTTCAAGCTTTTTTGACTTTTGTAAATGCCTAAAATTTGATAAAAATGTCTTTGAAGTCTTTAAAAATCTCTTAAAAGATAGCGACATCAGATCTTATATTTTAAGAAATTTCTTATTTGAAGTGCCATTTATCAATAAAAAAGAATTTGTAAAAGACGCTAGAAAGATCGTGCCAAGCCTAAGTGAAAACGATCTGAGCTATGCTGTAAATTTTGGCGGCGTAAGGCCACAAGTTATCGACCGTAATAAAAAGTGCCTTGAGCTTGGCGAGGGTAAGATAAGCACAGGCGAGGGCATAAGTTTTAATATGACTCCAAGCCCTGGGGCTACGAGTTGCTTTGAAATAGCAAGAACTGATATGATCGAAGCCTGTAAATTTTTAGGTAAAAATTTTAACGAAGAGAAATTTAATGCCGAGTTTTTTGGATAA
- a CDS encoding TonB-dependent receptor domain-containing protein, protein MRFKSLFKLSLAASIAVCANGADESVLSGVEVTSSSGGYGVDDIKISTRNAGLVKDVMRDIPGVYVGGTNGMNQKIYMRGVSDRGLNITIDGAKQNGNTFHHNADLLIDPDLIKAVDVEVGSRSVVNGSGALGGSVAFKTVDAKDLLESGEIIGAKIKTGYASNNSEFSQGLMLFTAPVEGLDFIAAINHKGYDYGKSGNKRKIGGDGNDLSYLLKLGYSFLDAHRISISREHNEFKGMYPMRAEFGSWYSDSNAVDNRKYERDTTTLKYEYKPSDLLNLDVTVYNTEHKKDDPVLKILGVKTNGINAKAKSVVETGALTQTFRYGAEFYQSKNFNKPNNHYPEKVNNYSIYAEDALNFSSLTVTPGIRYTRHELKSYDGRAGNVKSYTYKFNEFTPALALDYEILKGLNAFASYARVFRGPDVMESMYASRAKNFEANKDLKATTGNSYETGLKYHGDINEASSYSLSAKYFMTKYKNLIVDNSSYKVGTPPNEITIYRRINAGGADISGVELLARLNLDALSLAASYTHQKVKYKDRVAKASGGYYTSNVIGYRDQGDKYTFNAEYAFSSIDTLIGYNLIYFASKNTISAGNSENVKIPSYAVSDIYASYTPSSGKFKGLEINAGIYNLFNKTYASQSQRMADYTVNPNYVDWEPGRNFKVNVSYKF, encoded by the coding sequence ATGAGATTTAAAAGCTTATTTAAACTCTCTCTTGCAGCAAGCATAGCAGTTTGTGCAAATGGGGCAGACGAGAGCGTGCTAAGCGGAGTTGAGGTAACAAGTAGCAGTGGCGGATACGGCGTTGATGACATCAAAATTTCAACCAGAAATGCTGGCCTAGTAAAAGACGTGATGAGAGATATTCCTGGGGTTTATGTAGGCGGAACAAACGGCATGAATCAAAAAATTTACATGAGGGGCGTTAGTGACCGCGGTCTAAATATCACGATAGATGGCGCAAAACAAAACGGAAATACATTTCACCACAACGCTGACTTGCTGATCGATCCAGATCTTATAAAAGCTGTTGATGTCGAGGTTGGCTCAAGATCAGTGGTAAACGGCTCAGGTGCACTTGGCGGTTCGGTCGCCTTTAAAACGGTTGATGCAAAAGACTTGCTAGAAAGTGGCGAGATCATCGGCGCAAAGATAAAGACAGGATACGCCTCAAATAACAGCGAATTTTCTCAAGGCCTTATGCTCTTTACCGCACCAGTTGAAGGGCTTGATTTTATAGCTGCTATTAATCACAAGGGCTACGACTACGGCAAAAGCGGCAACAAAAGAAAGATAGGCGGCGACGGCAACGACCTTAGCTATCTTTTAAAGCTTGGTTACAGCTTCCTTGATGCGCATAGAATTTCTATCTCAAGAGAGCATAATGAATTTAAAGGCATGTATCCAATGAGAGCTGAGTTTGGTAGCTGGTATAGCGATTCAAATGCTGTTGATAATCGTAAATATGAGCGAGATACGACGACGCTAAAATACGAGTATAAACCAAGTGATCTTCTAAATTTAGATGTAACGGTATACAACACTGAGCATAAAAAAGATGATCCAGTCTTAAAAATTTTAGGCGTAAAAACAAACGGTATAAACGCAAAGGCTAAAAGTGTAGTAGAGACCGGTGCTTTGACACAGACGTTTAGATACGGCGCTGAGTTTTACCAAAGTAAAAATTTTAACAAGCCAAATAATCACTATCCTGAAAAAGTAAATAACTACTCAATCTATGCAGAAGATGCGCTAAATTTTAGCTCGCTAACTGTTACTCCAGGTATCAGATACACTCGCCACGAGCTAAAAAGCTACGATGGTAGAGCTGGAAATGTAAAGAGCTACACCTATAAATTTAATGAATTTACCCCAGCACTTGCACTTGATTATGAGATACTTAAAGGTCTTAACGCTTTTGCAAGCTATGCAAGAGTCTTTAGAGGGCCTGATGTCATGGAGTCTATGTATGCTAGTAGAGCAAAAAATTTTGAAGCAAATAAAGATCTAAAAGCAACGACTGGTAATAGCTATGAAACTGGTCTTAAATATCATGGCGATATAAATGAAGCTAGCTCATATAGCTTATCTGCAAAATACTTCATGACAAAATATAAAAACTTAATCGTAGATAACAGCTCTTATAAAGTTGGAACGCCGCCAAATGAAATAACTATATACAGACGTATAAACGCTGGTGGGGCTGATATAAGCGGTGTCGAGCTACTTGCAAGGCTAAATTTAGATGCACTCAGTCTAGCAGCTAGCTACACTCACCAAAAGGTAAAATATAAAGATAGGGTCGCTAAGGCAAGCGGCGGCTACTACACCTCAAACGTCATCGGCTACCGCGATCAAGGTGATAAATATACGTTTAACGCCGAGTATGCATTTTCTAGCATCGATACGCTAATAGGCTACAACCTAATCTACTTCGCTTCAAAAAATACCATATCAGCTGGCAATAGTGAAAACGTCAAGATACCAAGCTATGCAGTTAGCGACATCTATGCTAGCTATACGCCAAGTAGCGGTAAATTTAAAGGGCTAGAGATAAATGCTGGAATTTATAACCTCTTTAATAAAACTTATGCTTCGCAGTCTCAAAGAATGGCTGATTATACAGTCAATCCAAACTATGTGGACTGGGAGCCAGGTAGAAATTTCAAGGTAAACGTATCTTATAAATTTTAA
- a CDS encoding DUF2625 family protein has translation MSFTACQTSGKWEDAQLGYSQFLYWAICGDISKFYELYRWDGWSEDVRNFSLDRMIFVLPPIL, from the coding sequence ATGTCTTTTACTGCATGCCAGACAAGCGGCAAATGGGAAGATGCGCAGCTTGGCTACTCGCAGTTTTTATACTGGGCGATATGCGGCGATATATCTAAATTTTACGAGCTTTATCGCTGGGATGGCTGGTCTGAGGATGTAAGAAATTTTAGCCTTGATAGGATGATATTTGTGCTACCGCCGATACTTTAG
- the fabI gene encoding enoyl-ACP reductase FabI, whose amino-acid sequence MILKGKKGLIVGVANAKSIAYGIAEACYAQGAQMAFTYLNDALKKRVEPIAEEFGSKFVYELDVNNQAHLDGLAGQIKKDLGEIDFVVHAVAYAPKEALEGEFVNTTKEAFDIAMGTSVYSLLSLTRAVLPVLKEGGSVLTLTYLGGPKFVPHYNVMGVAKAALESSVRYLAHDLGAKNIRVNAISAGPIKTLAASGIGDFRMILRYNEVNSPLKRNVTTEDVGNSAMYLLSDLASGVTGEVHYVDCGYNIMGMGDVATDAEGNTILAWDAK is encoded by the coding sequence ATGATACTAAAAGGCAAAAAGGGCCTCATCGTCGGCGTTGCGAACGCCAAGTCAATAGCTTACGGCATCGCCGAAGCTTGTTACGCCCAGGGTGCGCAGATGGCGTTTACCTACCTAAACGACGCTCTTAAAAAGCGCGTAGAGCCGATTGCAGAGGAGTTTGGTAGCAAATTTGTTTACGAACTTGATGTGAATAATCAGGCACATTTAGATGGGCTTGCTGGTCAAATCAAAAAAGACCTTGGCGAAATCGATTTTGTTGTGCATGCAGTGGCTTACGCACCAAAAGAAGCGCTTGAGGGCGAGTTCGTAAACACGACTAAAGAGGCATTTGATATAGCGATGGGCACTAGTGTTTATTCGCTACTAAGCCTTACTCGCGCGGTCCTACCGGTGCTAAAAGAGGGCGGTTCGGTGCTAACTCTTACATACCTTGGCGGACCAAAATTTGTGCCACACTACAACGTCATGGGCGTTGCAAAAGCGGCACTTGAAAGCTCGGTTCGCTACCTAGCGCACGACCTTGGCGCTAAAAATATCCGCGTAAATGCGATCAGCGCAGGCCCAATTAAAACGCTTGCTGCAAGCGGTATAGGCGATTTTAGGATGATTTTACGCTATAACGAAGTAAATAGCCCGCTAAAACGCAACGTCACTACCGAAGACGTCGGCAACAGCGCGATGTATCTGCTTAGCGACTTAGCTAGCGGCGTAACAGGCGAGGTTCACTACGTAGACTGCGGCTATAACATTATGGGCATGGGCGACGTGGCTACCGACGCTGAGGGCAACACGATCCTAGCTTGGGATGCAAAATAA
- a CDS encoding triose-phosphate isomerase: MKFLANLKCNHTRASFAKYAQILDANLSSNDDVTVFPPFSALDLAPHKFKLGAQNFYPCESGAHTGEIGKAMLDEFGVKSVLIGHSERRELGESEELLRAKFDFAVKAGWQIVYCIGENLSVNEASGTKEFLAEQLKNIDLGYKNLVIAYEPIWAIGTGKSASAEQIEEILNFIREQTSAPLLYGGSVNAANIGGIAGIANCDGVLVGTASWDAFGFLELISALSR; encoded by the coding sequence TTGAAATTTCTAGCGAATTTAAAGTGCAATCACACGAGAGCGAGCTTTGCTAAATACGCTCAAATTTTAGATGCAAATTTAAGCTCAAACGACGACGTGACGGTTTTCCCTCCGTTTAGCGCGCTTGATCTTGCGCCTCATAAATTTAAACTCGGCGCGCAAAATTTCTACCCGTGCGAAAGCGGCGCTCACACTGGCGAGATCGGCAAGGCGATGCTGGACGAGTTTGGCGTAAAAAGCGTGCTGATCGGGCACTCCGAAAGGCGCGAGCTTGGTGAGAGCGAGGAGCTTTTGCGCGCTAAATTTGACTTTGCCGTAAAGGCGGGCTGGCAGATCGTCTACTGCATCGGCGAAAATTTAAGCGTAAACGAAGCGAGCGGCACGAAGGAATTTCTGGCCGAACAGCTAAAAAATATCGACCTTGGCTATAAAAATTTAGTCATCGCCTATGAACCGATCTGGGCGATAGGTACGGGCAAGAGCGCGAGCGCAGAGCAGATAGAGGAGATTTTAAATTTCATCCGCGAGCAGACGAGCGCTCCGCTACTTTACGGAGGCAGCGTAAACGCCGCAAATATCGGCGGGATAGCGGGTATAGCAAACTGTGATGGAGTATTAGTAGGTACGGCGAGCTGGGACGCCTTTGGTTTCTTGGAACTTATTAGCGCGTTATCTCGCTGA
- a CDS encoding phosphoglycerate kinase, whose protein sequence is MSEILSINDLELGGAKVFVRCDFNVPMDEFLNITDDRRIRSAIPTIRYCLDNGCSVVLASHLGRPKNGFEEKFSLRGVAKRLSRLLDRDVIFAEDVVGADAKAKVAALKPGEILLLENLRFEKGETKNDEALAAELAKYGEFYINDAFGVCHRAHSSVEAITKFYDEKHKAAGFLLQKEINFAQNLIKHPARPFVAVVGGSKVSGKLQALHNLLPRVDKLIIGGGMAFTFLKSLGENIGNSLLEEELIEDARQILQKGKELGVKIYLPVDVVAAQTFSADSAVKYVPAQEIPNGWMGLDIGPASIRLFKEVIADAQTIWWNGPMGVFEMDKFSKGSIKMSHAIIDTHATTVVGGGDTADVVERAGDADEMTFISTGGGASLELIEGKELPGIKPLRKEE, encoded by the coding sequence ATGAGTGAAATTTTATCGATCAACGACCTTGAGCTCGGCGGCGCGAAGGTATTTGTTAGGTGCGATTTTAACGTGCCGATGGACGAGTTTTTAAACATCACCGACGACCGCCGCATACGCTCGGCGATACCAACTATCCGCTACTGCCTCGATAACGGCTGCAGCGTGGTTTTGGCTAGCCACCTAGGACGTCCCAAAAACGGCTTTGAGGAGAAATTTTCGCTGCGAGGCGTGGCAAAGAGGCTTTCAAGGCTACTTGATAGAGACGTGATATTTGCCGAGGACGTCGTCGGCGCGGACGCCAAAGCCAAAGTCGCCGCGCTAAAACCGGGCGAAATTTTGCTTCTTGAAAATTTACGCTTTGAAAAGGGCGAGACCAAAAACGACGAGGCGCTAGCCGCCGAGCTCGCTAAATACGGCGAATTTTACATAAACGACGCGTTTGGCGTCTGCCACAGGGCGCACAGCTCAGTCGAGGCGATCACTAAATTTTACGACGAGAAGCACAAAGCGGCGGGATTTTTGCTACAAAAAGAGATAAATTTCGCTCAAAATCTCATCAAACACCCTGCGCGCCCGTTTGTCGCGGTCGTTGGCGGCAGTAAGGTGAGCGGCAAGCTGCAAGCCCTGCACAACCTGCTTCCGCGCGTGGATAAGCTGATAATCGGCGGCGGTATGGCGTTCACGTTTTTAAAATCTCTCGGCGAAAATATCGGAAATTCGCTGCTTGAAGAAGAGCTCATCGAAGATGCAAGGCAAATTTTACAAAAGGGCAAAGAGCTAGGTGTGAAAATTTACCTACCAGTAGATGTCGTCGCTGCTCAGACATTTTCGGCTGACAGTGCCGTAAAATACGTCCCAGCTCAAGAGATCCCAAATGGCTGGATGGGACTTGACATCGGACCAGCGTCTATTAGACTATTTAAAGAGGTCATCGCCGATGCGCAAACCATCTGGTGGAACGGACCTATGGGCGTTTTTGAGATGGATAAATTTAGCAAAGGTAGCATCAAAATGAGCCACGCTATCATCGACACACACGCGACAACCGTCGTTGGCGGTGGCGATACGGCTGACGTGGTCGAGCGTGCGGGAGACGCCGACGAGATGACATTTATCTCGACTGGCGGCGGTGCTAGCTTGGAGCTAATAGAAGGCAAAGAGCTGCCTGGCATAAAGCCGCTTAGAAAAGAGGAGTAG
- the gap gene encoding type I glyceraldehyde-3-phosphate dehydrogenase has translation MSVKVAINGFGRIGRCAARIILEREDVELVAINDTATRDMTRYLLKYDSVHGEFKQDVKVISDDFIEVNGKKIRVFSTRDLNELGYADCGADVVLECTGKFLTTEKCEPYLARGIKKVVMSAPAKDDTATFVVGVNDDKYAGEAIVSNASCTTNGLAPVAKVLNDKFGIVKGLMTTIHAYTNGQSLVDVKAKDFRRSRAAALNIGPTTTGAAKAIAKVLPELNGKMHGQAVRVPVANVSMVDLTAVLKKPASKEEINEAFRAAAESNLRGILFVDDDYRVSSDFCTSAYSSIVASDTTQVIAGDMVKVFAWYDNEWGYSTRLVDLAKIVAMK, from the coding sequence ATGTCAGTTAAAGTAGCAATAAACGGCTTCGGGCGTATCGGCAGATGCGCTGCTCGTATTATTTTAGAGCGAGAGGACGTTGAGCTTGTCGCTATCAACGACACGGCGACGCGCGACATGACGCGCTATCTGCTCAAATACGACAGCGTGCACGGCGAATTTAAGCAAGACGTTAAGGTGATAAGCGACGATTTTATAGAAGTAAACGGCAAAAAGATAAGAGTTTTTTCAACAAGGGATCTAAACGAGCTAGGCTACGCAGACTGCGGCGCGGACGTGGTTTTGGAGTGTACGGGCAAGTTTTTGACCACTGAAAAATGCGAGCCCTATCTCGCCCGCGGCATCAAAAAAGTCGTCATGAGCGCTCCGGCAAAAGACGACACGGCGACGTTTGTAGTCGGTGTAAACGACGATAAATACGCAGGCGAAGCGATCGTCTCAAACGCAAGCTGCACCACAAACGGCCTAGCGCCCGTCGCAAAGGTGCTAAACGATAAATTCGGCATCGTAAAAGGGCTCATGACTACGATCCACGCCTATACAAACGGACAGAGCCTAGTAGACGTAAAAGCTAAAGACTTCCGCCGCTCGCGCGCTGCGGCTCTAAATATCGGGCCTACGACCACCGGAGCCGCAAAGGCGATCGCAAAAGTACTTCCCGAGCTAAACGGCAAGATGCACGGTCAAGCGGTCCGCGTACCTGTCGCTAACGTCTCTATGGTCGATCTAACGGCGGTTTTAAAAAAGCCTGCTAGCAAAGAGGAGATAAACGAGGCGTTTAGAGCGGCTGCTGAGTCGAATTTAAGGGGAATTTTATTCGTCGATGACGATTATAGAGTTAGCAGCGACTTTTGCACGAGCGCATACAGCAGCATCGTAGCGAGCGATACTACGCAGGTCATCGCGGGTGATATGGTGAAGGTCTTTGCGTGGTACGACAACGAGTGGGGCTACTCGACAAGGCTCGTCGATCTAGCCAAGATCGTGGCTATGAAATAA